A window of Pyrobaculum aerophilum str. IM2 contains these coding sequences:
- a CDS encoding molybdopterin dinucleotide binding domain-containing protein, with product MIARRLQQMGVKARDGTDWSNNMPVGLITEEGIFPLTKLKAFINATMRRIRIIDEKGEVRAPTVDDLYKMGGYMVLVPTGRLEVVVDEPWSKALGREVRVRVHVFKPVQYTVDKEEWLWRVVHYDSPFTQGAAPLPTPSGKVEIYSINLAYDVMRVFGRPATSIDPSDIEGAKSGVDPLFSPVPLYAGMARPDYMWALSAPTPDIEVNGLVPPDPPNRLLLVYRHAPYTHTHSHTQNNMLLNTLTPDELLTAWIHPETAAKLGINDGDVIEVRPAAPKVLEQLKSVGVGEAPVARFRVKVTSMVRPDVIAIYHYWLVPKGRLRVKGEKLANLRSGVSDDNYFNALMAGRLGTPGLMGNTVVEVSKVGGL from the coding sequence ATGATAGCCAGGAGGTTGCAACAAATGGGCGTAAAGGCGCGCGACGGCACTGACTGGTCTAATAACATGCCAGTGGGGCTGATTACAGAAGAGGGCATATTCCCATTGACAAAGCTAAAGGCGTTTATCAACGCGACCATGAGGCGTATTAGAATTATAGACGAAAAGGGCGAGGTAAGGGCGCCGACAGTCGACGACTTGTATAAAATGGGCGGCTACATGGTATTAGTGCCCACTGGGAGGCTTGAGGTCGTTGTAGACGAGCCTTGGAGCAAAGCCCTTGGCAGAGAGGTTAGAGTAAGAGTCCACGTGTTTAAGCCCGTCCAGTACACGGTTGACAAAGAGGAGTGGCTTTGGCGCGTTGTCCACTACGACTCTCCATTTACACAAGGCGCCGCGCCTCTGCCAACTCCCAGCGGCAAGGTGGAGATCTACAGCATTAACCTAGCCTACGACGTAATGAGAGTATTCGGGAGGCCCGCCACAAGCATCGACCCCTCCGACATAGAGGGCGCGAAGAGCGGCGTTGATCCCTTGTTCTCGCCAGTGCCTCTCTACGCCGGAATGGCCAGGCCCGATTATATGTGGGCCCTTTCAGCGCCGACGCCCGATATTGAAGTCAACGGCCTCGTGCCGCCCGATCCGCCGAATAGGCTGTTGCTCGTCTACCGCCACGCCCCCTATACTCACACCCACAGCCATACTCAAAACAATATGTTGTTAAACACCTTGACTCCCGACGAGTTACTTACCGCGTGGATCCATCCCGAGACAGCGGCAAAACTCGGCATAAACGACGGCGACGTTATAGAGGTAAGGCCCGCCGCGCCGAAGGTTTTAGAACAGCTTAAATCCGTGGGAGTTGGGGAAGCGCCAGTTGCGAGATTTAGAGTTAAAGTTACGTCTATGGTAAGGCCAGACGTCATAGCAATATACCACTACTGGCTTGTGCCGAAGGGGAGGCTTAGAGTCAAGGGGGAGAAGCTAGCCAATTTGAGATCTGGTGTTAGCGACGACAATTACTTCAATGCGCTGATGGCCGGGAGGCTGGGCACGCCGGGGCTTATGGGCAATACAGTGGTAGAAGTTAGTAAAGTGGGTGGGCTATGA
- a CDS encoding molybdopterin-dependent oxidoreductase, whose product MQRTSISRRDVLKTGITIGVLGGVSGILLKAAAEAASAKAEAPAANIVSIPSICGMCMAQCAIYINVVNGKPVRIRPNTNAPTSAMGICARGVSGTFTAWLNPDAIKKPMARRALVDWVEGKISWEEAKRQLMQSRGGYDDMVEVDWKTAIEIIAKKLKELADNNERHAMTFLFGAWGPTASMRAAVSIRRFADTYGCGQITFDNPYCTYPRYLGHWVTWGHGHQAHTVCVDYKEAEAILVIRRNVIGAGVVSDTWRFMEAVKKGAKLVVLSPVFDETASYATVWLPVKPGTDLAVLLAFIKYVLDNGYYVEHYLRTFTNAPFLIKENGLPLLASEVAWDKYNMAEPAGFAYVVWDLATNAPAPDAVAKTAALFGQFEVQLRDGTVARVKTALTILKEWVDANLAALAKKHGVEDYFEAAAREADVNIDDLKKAAEIVAKYRAVAPIGWHDPRYSNSPQTWRAVGILLALLGRIQQPGGIFLLTHLIMPYAGIYTKVLKYTRKDVPYKTIRGMTFSEYISANLPAIYAIPLAPPLPGPSDRGAAPVPALVEEWAIEAEKRGYLYPYDTVQALYESVVHGKPFKTKVVFITGSNPIPQIGNSRLVEEIFRNLDLLIVHDVQFNDTTAFADIILPDIPYPERMDLALPGPFSPFPAISVRFPWYYEEYMNRLQQGKRRASLTRSSGLETGGLYLRSC is encoded by the coding sequence ATGCAGCGTACGTCTATATCTAGAAGAGATGTTTTGAAAACAGGCATTACTATTGGCGTATTGGGAGGCGTGTCGGGAATTTTATTAAAAGCGGCGGCTGAGGCGGCTAGCGCAAAGGCCGAGGCGCCCGCGGCAAATATCGTCTCTATTCCCTCAATATGCGGCATGTGTATGGCGCAGTGCGCCATATATATCAACGTAGTAAATGGAAAGCCCGTTAGGATAAGGCCTAATACCAACGCCCCCACTAGCGCCATGGGGATATGCGCTAGGGGTGTCTCGGGCACTTTCACGGCGTGGCTCAACCCAGACGCCATTAAGAAGCCCATGGCGAGGAGGGCTCTAGTCGACTGGGTAGAGGGCAAAATAAGCTGGGAGGAGGCTAAGAGGCAGTTAATGCAGAGCCGCGGGGGGTATGACGACATGGTGGAAGTTGACTGGAAAACAGCAATTGAGATCATTGCTAAGAAGCTTAAAGAACTAGCCGACAATAACGAGCGGCACGCAATGACGTTTCTCTTCGGCGCTTGGGGCCCAACGGCGTCTATGCGCGCCGCTGTTTCCATCCGCAGATTTGCAGATACCTACGGCTGTGGTCAAATAACTTTTGACAACCCGTACTGCACATATCCCCGCTACCTCGGCCACTGGGTTACGTGGGGCCACGGACACCAAGCCCATACTGTATGCGTTGACTACAAAGAGGCAGAGGCAATACTCGTAATTAGGAGAAACGTAATTGGCGCAGGCGTGGTATCAGACACGTGGCGGTTTATGGAGGCGGTGAAAAAAGGCGCTAAGTTAGTAGTATTAAGCCCGGTGTTTGACGAAACGGCGTCTTACGCCACGGTGTGGCTTCCAGTGAAGCCTGGCACGGATTTAGCTGTCCTCCTGGCCTTTATTAAATACGTCCTCGACAACGGCTACTACGTAGAGCACTATTTAAGGACATTTACCAATGCGCCGTTTTTAATAAAAGAGAACGGGTTGCCGCTATTGGCCTCTGAGGTGGCCTGGGATAAATATAATATGGCAGAGCCCGCCGGTTTTGCGTACGTAGTGTGGGACTTGGCAACTAACGCCCCGGCACCAGACGCCGTGGCAAAGACGGCCGCGTTATTTGGCCAGTTTGAAGTCCAGCTTAGAGACGGGACTGTAGCGAGGGTGAAAACGGCGTTGACTATATTAAAAGAGTGGGTAGACGCGAATCTCGCGGCGCTTGCTAAAAAACACGGCGTGGAGGACTACTTTGAGGCCGCGGCGAGAGAGGCCGATGTGAATATCGACGACCTTAAAAAGGCGGCGGAAATAGTCGCCAAATACAGAGCGGTTGCCCCAATAGGGTGGCACGACCCCCGTTATAGCAATTCTCCGCAGACGTGGAGAGCCGTGGGAATACTCCTCGCGCTTCTCGGCAGAATACAACAGCCGGGCGGGATCTTCCTATTAACACACTTAATTATGCCGTATGCAGGGATATACACAAAGGTGTTGAAATATACGAGAAAAGATGTGCCTTATAAGACTATACGCGGCATGACCTTCTCTGAATACATCTCGGCGAATCTGCCGGCTATATACGCAATTCCGCTAGCCCCGCCGTTGCCAGGCCCCTCTGACCGCGGCGCGGCGCCAGTACCCGCCTTAGTGGAGGAGTGGGCTATAGAGGCCGAGAAGAGGGGCTACCTCTACCCCTACGACACAGTCCAAGCGCTGTACGAAAGCGTAGTACACGGCAAGCCCTTTAAGACAAAGGTGGTGTTTATAACAGGCTCTAACCCCATTCCGCAGATAGGCAACAGCAGACTAGTGGAGGAGATATTTAGGAATTTGGACTTATTAATTGTCCACGACGTTCAATTCAACGACACAACTGCCTTTGCTGATATAATTCTGCCCGACATACCCTATCCCGAGCGCATGGACCTAGCCCTCCCAGGCCCGTTTTCGCCATTTCCCGCGATCTCAGTGAGATTCCCGTGGTATTACGAAGAGTATATGAATAGATTGCAACAGGGGAAAAGGAGGGCGAGCTTGACAAGAAGTTCAGGTCTAGAGACGGGAGGACTATATTTGAGGTCTTGTTAA
- a CDS encoding DNA-binding protein, giving the protein MSQASREAIADTSFLVDWARYSNRELIFRVFDTVFIPESVLREIKLPPAVDWVAESLASDKMALFTETSELEAEARRLMAMSRERPLKRIDFPEAVCLAVGLRYGYVVLTENGGAYFAPKILGLNVVVWRAFEVIVEAWRRGYINNVVEELRKYERETLHLFRKKDWEYICQQTRC; this is encoded by the coding sequence GTGTCCCAAGCGTCACGTGAGGCCATTGCGGATACCTCTTTTCTCGTGGACTGGGCGAGATACTCCAACAGAGAGCTGATCTTCAGGGTTTTCGACACAGTGTTTATCCCCGAGTCGGTTTTGAGAGAGATTAAGCTCCCGCCTGCGGTGGACTGGGTAGCTGAAAGCTTGGCCTCTGACAAAATGGCGCTGTTCACCGAGACCTCGGAGCTGGAGGCAGAGGCGAGGAGGTTAATGGCAATGAGCAGAGAGAGGCCCTTGAAGAGAATCGATTTTCCAGAGGCGGTGTGCCTCGCCGTAGGGCTTAGGTATGGCTACGTGGTGTTAACTGAAAACGGCGGCGCCTATTTTGCCCCCAAGATTCTGGGGCTTAACGTCGTTGTCTGGAGGGCGTTTGAAGTCATCGTTGAGGCTTGGCGCCGCGGCTATATTAATAACGTCGTTGAGGAGCTTAGAAAATACGAAAGAGAGACATTGCATTTATTTAGGAAAAAAGACTGGGAGTATATATGTCAACAGACGAGATGTTAG
- a CDS encoding ATP-binding protein yields the protein MYCGFRVRFVGRYVCFSNRLTELEELLEMARRGLSMPLLIYGPEGCGKTVLLRYLYQRLAEGYEYVIYYSPLHGVDEGLVSTDDVKKAVISLANAFGGTLAAVAEAVLAVGELLAKRLGVRRAGGIAILLDDVFQAVGSVELYVKKALTVVEHPPIEVDKTFVIIASSEGVGLEAVGRHLWTNIKTLWNLDKEGFKELISQIGGDVERLWKRSGGNPRAVELLGDEGWSVEKVIKKMYRADNIDLKLLARHKAIVERAVEDPDALLEAPQELTRYLLSKNLVARIIDPIRRIERDKELGIGEEYAWQTPLHRSAVEIALRQLKGAP from the coding sequence ATGTACTGCGGCTTCCGCGTGAGGTTCGTGGGGCGTTACGTGTGTTTCTCAAACCGTTTAACAGAGCTGGAAGAACTTTTGGAAATGGCCAGGCGCGGCCTCTCTATGCCTCTTTTGATATACGGGCCGGAGGGCTGTGGGAAAACAGTCTTATTGAGGTATTTATACCAGAGGCTGGCAGAGGGGTATGAATACGTAATTTACTACTCTCCTCTACACGGCGTCGACGAGGGCCTTGTATCTACTGACGACGTGAAAAAAGCCGTAATATCGCTTGCAAACGCCTTTGGCGGGACTCTGGCGGCTGTGGCGGAGGCCGTTTTGGCAGTGGGCGAGTTGTTGGCCAAAAGGCTGGGGGTGAGGAGGGCCGGCGGCATTGCAATACTACTCGACGACGTATTCCAAGCGGTTGGAAGCGTTGAGTTATACGTAAAAAAGGCACTGACGGTGGTGGAACACCCCCCAATTGAAGTAGATAAAACGTTTGTAATAATAGCGTCGTCAGAGGGAGTCGGCTTGGAGGCCGTCGGGAGACACCTATGGACAAATATAAAAACACTGTGGAATTTAGATAAAGAGGGTTTTAAAGAGCTTATAAGCCAGATAGGGGGAGATGTGGAGCGGCTGTGGAAGCGGTCTGGGGGAAACCCCAGGGCTGTGGAGCTACTCGGCGACGAGGGGTGGTCTGTGGAAAAGGTAATTAAAAAGATGTACAGGGCTGACAACATTGACTTGAAGCTATTGGCCAGACATAAAGCAATAGTCGAGAGGGCTGTGGAGGATCCCGACGCGCTGCTCGAAGCGCCGCAGGAATTAACGCGCTATCTCCTTTCAAAAAACTTAGTGGCGAGAATAATTGACCCCATAAGGCGAATTGAAAGAGATAAAGAGCTGGGGATCGGCGAGGAGTACGCCTGGCAAACGCCGCTACACCGGAGTGCTGTGGAAATAGCACTGCGGCAATTGAAAGGGGCGCCGTAA
- a CDS encoding clan AA aspartic protease produces the protein MGITFAEVEISGRRYRALVDTGFNGELVVSRRVAEEAGLRPFRTRERVLADGRVVKTGVAVAVVKINGEETEAFVEILDELPLDVLIGVYALERLGYVVDPRTGRLEKIGMYLI, from the coding sequence GTGGGCATAACTTTTGCCGAGGTGGAAATCTCGGGCAGGAGGTATAGGGCGCTTGTAGATACCGGCTTTAACGGGGAGCTGGTTGTCAGTAGGAGGGTGGCTGAGGAGGCGGGGCTGAGGCCGTTTAGGACTAGGGAGCGGGTTTTGGCAGACGGCAGAGTGGTCAAGACTGGAGTGGCTGTGGCTGTGGTTAAAATCAACGGCGAGGAGACTGAGGCTTTTGTGGAGATATTAGACGAGCTCCCCCTCGACGTTTTAATTGGCGTCTACGCTTTGGAAAGGCTTGGATACGTCGTCGACCCCAGAACCGGCCGTCTGGAGAAAATTGGGATGTACCTCATTTGA